From Syngnathus typhle isolate RoL2023-S1 ecotype Sweden linkage group LG5, RoL_Styp_1.0, whole genome shotgun sequence:
AATGGCAGACGAGCAGCAACATTTCCCACCGGAGGGAGAGATACGATGCTCCTCTACACCCACGCAGATGAAGGGAGGTTGGGAGGAAGGTAAAGAGCAATTTTCCCCTCTTGCTTCAGGCTAACTCTCCTACCTGAGTATTCCCGCTGGGATTATTTTCTTGCCCAGAGAGAAAATCCAATTCAGCGAGAAACCAaactttctccctcttgcgccatttcttccccccccaccccagtaGTCATACGTTAAAATTCATCTTATCACAATCCCCTCTGCATACTCAAAACGTATTAAGTGTCATGTGACTGCGAGAAGCTCCTTTTAGTCATGACTTGATTATACTTGAGCTCTTTTCAGATCATGTCTGAGATTTACACAGCCGACGGGTCACAGGCGGTTTATCAGCCAAGGTTTAGCAGAAATATCattcttcacattgacagaaaaacTACTGCCACTGCCCTCACTAAATGATGAGACTAATGAAAgccacgtttaaaaaaaaaaaaacgccaaaATGTCTGCCTTTGTCCCCCCGACAAGAACAACGGCACTCGCTAATACAATGTACTTTATAAAATTCCGCAGTCATCAGAATTAAATGTGATGTAGTTGCATGAGCACACCCACCCAAAAAAATTACGAGCAACCGAGCTAGAGAATTCCGAGCCCGTCGTCTCGCTTGCCTCACAGCCGGACTCGTTCAGCTCACGCTCGACCGGGCCTCTGCTCCAGAGAGAAGTGGGGCTTTATCTCCAAAGCGCCGTGTCAAAAGCCACTTGTGGAGCGGCGTGCTCTCGGAATACCAAACAACAGGGAGAAGACACTGGCTGCGGATCCGCTGAGGCAGGATGAGCACTCGGCAAGACAACATGGACCATCTGACCAGAGGAAGACTCTTTGTGGCAAAACACTATGTAGGTCTAGCACAAACATTTaactacacacacatgcacgtaaGCTCAATCTACGCACTTGCCAAAGATGTCCAACTGTGTGATATTACCCAACGTGTGTTTTTCCCAACCTCCTTTGAGTTAAGCGCCATTTTGTGCCGATTTTGCGGCCTGTCACGTCATGGAGTCAAACCCCGTTGGAAGAGTCTAGAAACACACTTGACAACGTCTCCGGGCTTGCCTAATGAGCAGCGAGTGCCGGCCAAGGCAAGCAAAGTAAACGGCCTCGACTTCAGCTAACGGCCAAAGAAGATGTCCACGGATAAAGTTATTTAGCGCCTCTGATAAAAGCCGAGCACTGCTTGAAGCAAAATTGAGTGTGCTGTGGAGCAGAGACTTGACTATGGGCAGCATACAGTTtatgggccttttttttttcttcccaatctGCAGCTTCTCGGGCGGTTAAATTGGCTAAAAGGCGAGGGGGAAGCTTTTTGGGGTCATTACTGAGGCAGAACTCCCAGTCTCTCTGGAGCTTGTCCACCTGTCAAAAAGAAAGTCTTCCTGTCAACTAAAGTCGGACGAGCTCATTCAAGCCTAACATTTTCATCCTTTCGTGGACTTTGGCGGATATGTGGACTTCCATACCAGAGCTCGGCCAAGTCGGCGGCTGCGTCCGGAGTGATGAGACGAAGCTGGGCCGTGAAGATCTCGCCTTGTGGGATGGAAGTCGTGAGAGTTACGTGAATTGTGGTTTGCAGTGCTTGTTAAAAGATCAAATCATCCATCAGCATGATCTTTTTCATGAAAACTGCGCTGATGTTGATTCATAGATAGTTGACACACTTTTTATTTAGCACAGTACGGCAgtccccaacttttttttttttttttgcaacgccAGCCATTTGAGGATCTCTAAAGTTGGAAAATGTTGATGGAATTGCATCACACCCGCTTCACCCTCGTCAGGATGCAGCAGTTTTCGGATAATAGTGGAATGGCAACGGTGATTAGTATTACCTCCACAGCgctctgctgccatctagtgactTTCACCATAATGGCAAATTCAATCCGTGGGTTTTTGTTTGATCAAAAATGTTTGCTCTGTGTTCAGGTCGTCGTGGAAAATGTTGCTAACCCTCACCATTTTACATTATTGTCAAAGGATAACgacttttttttatcacattCTTGAATTTGAACCTTGATTAAGTTCGCGGCGCTGTACATAGGCAGTAAATGCATCTTGCCCCGCCCTCTCCTGCAAACAACCAATCAGGACACATCACTTCTTTCCACCCCTCTTTTTCGTCCAGCCCCCTGCGCCATAAGGAGGCGGGGCCAGGGCGATGAGGTAATCGGGGTAAACAGATAAGATGGCGACTTGTGTCGCCGGGGAGCGGCTGCCGAGCCCGACCGGGACGAAGGCCAGGAGCGGCAGTGAAGCCGGGCACGTAAATCGAGACCGCCGCGGCGAGAAGTTGACTGATTTGCCCACTGAGTTATTGGAACACATTTTGTGTTTGCCCGTGCTCGACCACGTCGACATTTGTAATGTGTCCTGCTGCTGCCTCCGCCTGCGCGACGTTTGCCACGGCCGAGGAAAGGTGTGGGGGCACCAGTATAAACTCAGGTCGGCACAATTGCTGTTAGATGATTAATATGACTATAGTAATAATAATCCTCTATGATTATTAATATTATCAGTAATGTCCTGAATCTTAATGTCTTGTGTCCTTTTCCTGGTTCAGTGCCCATTCACTGTCACAGCTTTACGTGAATATGATGCATCACCGTTGTGAAGAGATGAAgcatatttttaaaattgatttattgttattttctttattattattttaaattccATTGCAGCCAGTTATAAAACACATTTACTTAAATGACCTTGAATATCACTTGGTAGGCATCATTTCAGGAGTGAATTGATCAAACTTATCAGGAGTCGGCAGATGATCTTCAGTTTTCATCCACCTTCTCTTCTCAACAGAAGCCAAAGAACTAAATAACCCAATTTTGGTCCAGGCAAAATACTGTACACATATCATTTTCACCAACAAGCTTATTGTATTTGCGCAATTGATCTGATGCCCTTCAAATTGTGTGGACACACATACAACAACTCATTAAATCCACGAGGAGTACGCTCACATTTAGAGAGTTGGGAAGTTGTGACGTCAAATTTGTAAGGTTATTTTACAGTTCCATTCTCACAACACTTTTCAGATGGCCGCGGTTGCAGAGGTTTTATCCGCAGAACGAGAGCTGCGACTGGCTGCTCGAGTACAAATCGCGCCATCGGGTGGGCATCCAAATCCGGAGGACGGTGGAGTCCATCTCCCAGCGCTTCTTCATGGAAGTGGTGAAGAGAATTAAATGTTGCATGTTTAAACACCAAACCACATAAGAAAACAAGTCCACAAAAGTAATGTTGGAGGGCTAATGGGCTAACAAACGTTAAGGTAATTGTACATCTCTAAACAACTGCTACTTAAACATATATGGAGCAGTACCATACACAGAGCATTGAGcattgtatatttaaaaaaaaaaaaaaaagattcaaccaAACTATCGTTTTGTTCTACAAAAGTCCATGTGCACTAGCTTAGCGCTAACACTAAATGGCAACCACCATATTCGGGCCAATGTTACTGTAATGAGAAACCTTCACACAACTGCTACCTAAACACATTGCACAGCAACACATACAAGCTCTGAATTAGGACTTGCCTGTGGTAAATGGGTgaaaccccaaaaaaaatccacaatatAGTAAAATGCAAAGCGCGCTATGAGCAAAATGAGTACCTTGAAACCGATTTTTCTTCCAGCCATGCATCGGCCAGGTGCTGGGCGACACTTTTGCGGAGATTGAATCGCTGGGGTTGCCTGAACATTTCTGCGAGGATGAGCTGCTCTTTATCCTCGAGGCTGATAAGAGGTTAGACGCCTCTTTGTGTTTCTAGCCCATGGCGACAAGTACATTGCTCGCTCCCCTTGACTTAAGAGTGCCCCCAGTTTACCCgtgctgttaaaaatgcttcttttttttccccaacgttAAAAACAAGTAACAGCGTTTGTGGTCGTTATCTTTGGATGTAAATCACTTTGATTTGTACTTCTCCTATTACAAGAGCATTTGCTAAAATGCCGATTTGCACTCCCCACAAAGGAAAAGCCTGACGCTGAAGTACTACGCAAAGAAGATCCTTTACTTCCTGAGACAACAGAACATTCTGCACGCTCTCAAGAGCTTCCTGGAGCAGCCGCCCGAGCAGCAGTCGGCGCTCGCAGGTGAGAAAACCACCATTGGAGCAAGCCTCTCGATGGCGTGACTGAAAACACACAggaggtcagccattttgtttaaATCTTAGAATCCATCTCCAGATCATTTTATTGTCACTTCTCCGGGTTCCTTCAGAGGGCATCCCTTCCTAGAGGAGTCAGCTTACATGTAAATGAGGAATTGTAATCATCTCAGTCCAAACAGCTACCGCAAAAGTACGCCCACGTGTGTCCAGGTGCCGTCCTGGTGGACCAATACTGTAACCCGCTGGCCGATGTCACGTCGGACGGGATCTCGGCGCAGCTGGACGACATCGCCGAGAAGGTCAAGAAGACGCTGCGGGTGAAGAATCCATCCCACCCTAGCCTTTGCGTGGCTCCAGGTGATTTGGCAAAAGAAAAAGCCAGTCAAAATGTCCGTCCTGGGGGCTGATACCCACTCTGCCGTCTCGTAGGGGGCAAGCGTCTTCCGCTGCAGGACTTTGAGCTCCAGCGGCAGGTCCTCTGCGCCCTCAATGACGTCTTGTACGACCAGCTGCAGTTCAAGGGCGACCAAGTGGACTACTACAACCCGCTCAACTCTTACATCCACCAGGTAGACTTCAAGATATTGGGGGAGTTTGTAGTTTTACAAGGGAGATTTCAAGCTGTCAGACTAAACACAAAGCCAAAAGACCACACAACCTTTTTCAAAgccactagcttaatgctaacacacgaCGCAAAATGGCATCAAAACATGCAgatggacaaaataaaaaaattgcagaCAATTGTCTTTATCGACCATTACACGGTTGTCGTTCgtttttatcttgagcactagTACACTGCCCCCCGGTGGCCAAGTCCTGCACACACTAAGGCGTCGCAACCATGACGCAACCTGTTAACCTCTTgatattgtattttattcacTTTTGTCTTCTTATAAAGTAAAACCAGTGTGGCTGGCCACCGAATGTATTAATCGTGATCAAAATGACTCATTTGATCAATTTGTATAAGAACTGTATGGACAGCCCATGGGACCCATTTTGTTGTGTCGCAGGTGCTGCTCCGCCGCAAGGGCATCCCCATAAGCCTCTCGGTGCTCTACATGACGCTGGCCCAGAGGTTGGGCGTCAAGCTGGAGCCCGTCAACTTCCCCAGCCACTTCCTGCTGCGCTGGTGCCAAAGCGGCGAACAAAGGTACTTGAAGGCAACGCTTGGTTTTCATCCACAGTTTTGCACGCTCAACACTGCGTGCCCACTTTCCGCAGGAGCGACGACATCTACGACTACGTGTACGTCGACGCTTTCGGCAAGGGCAAGCAGATGACGGCCAAAGAGTGCGAGTACCTCATCGGGCACCAGGCCAGCGCCAACTACTACACCGGCATCGGTACCGTCGACGTGCTGCTCAGGATGGTGGGAAACCTGCTCAACATCGGGAAAAGAGGGTACGGGTTCACTTGATTGCCTACGTTTGGTGTGTGCGTGCCAAAGCAAAAGGGGGGAGGCGCCGCAAGTCTGTCGCGTCATTGCAACGCAGAATTCCAGCCATGGAGCGGCGACGCATTGATTAGCCATGTGCCGCCCAGTACGAGAAAGAAGACCAACTCGATAGATGCTGGttttcttttgctttctttGTGGAGGGAAATCAACGAGAAGTCTTACCAGCTCCTGAGGGACACCCTGGACCTTTTCCTCACCATCAACCCCGACAACGTTCCCTACCTTCTGCTCCAGGCCAGGCTTTATTTCCACCTCGGCATCTGGCCCGAAAAGGTGCTTCCTCTCACGCGTACTTCACACGTACTTGCTCTCACCGACGttgctcctccctccctccctcgatgGGTCCCGGGCAGGTTCTAGACATCCTACAGCACATCCAGGCGCTGGACCCGTCCCAGCATGGCGCAGTGGGCTACCTGGTGCAGCACACGCTGGAACACATCCAGCACATGAagcacccccccgcccccgaAGTGAAGCAGCGCGGAGCGGCCGACCATCGGGAGGTCCGCTACTCCGTGGGCCTGGTCATGAAACACAAGAGGTGTGTTACGGGGGCAACCTCAGCAGCGCCTCCCCAGCCACTCTTGTCCATTTTGCCCACCTCTCCTGCGTCGCAGGTCGGGTTACAACTGCGTCATCTACGGCTGGGATCCCAAGTGCACCATGAGCCAGGAGTGGATCACCACCATGAGGGTCCACCAGCTGCCTGATGGCGCAGAGCAGCCTTTCTTCAACGTCCTGGTGCAGGACGGCACCTGCCGATACGCCGCGCAAGGTAAAGCGATCCGATTAAACCCAAAAGATGGGAGAGGCTCTGACATGACCGCGACCCTTGTGAGGTTCGGAAGACGGATGAATATTGGGTTTGTTATTATGGTATATATTTTACTCAGTAACAAAGTACTCAGTTATCATAAAAGACtgtcacaaacatttttttttcaagtccaatccttttttttttttcagagaacCTGGAGCTCCATCCAGCCCCCCTGGAGATCGGGCACCCTGAGGTGGGTCGCTACTTTTGCGAGTTTGCCCACACGCACTACGTTGCCAACGATGAGCTGCGGACGCGCTACCCCGATGACCCGGACCACACAGAGGAGACAACGCGCCACTTCTACCCGCACGTGCGCCCGCCCACACCCTTGTAGCCACAACATTAGCCGTTCGCTCACGTCCAGCAGggagatttaaaagaaaaaaaaaagtcaccggccactttattaggtacacccacaATGGCTcatgcaaagtttttttttgtttgattgttttaaaGGATTGGGTTTTGACCCTCTTGTGTAGAGAACCAAGGCAGCCAAATTATTAGAAACATCAACCAACTAGCAGTAATCATTCATATTTAACATTTGTgtcgtgtgtgcatgtgccagTTTTGCATTCATTCTGGTGTACTGCGTTATGACGTAGGACACTCGGAatgaaattttttaaaaaagaaatctaaccatattttcaaatgtactCTACTaaagcaaatacaaaaaaagattcatgagaaaaatacaaaaatccagtcattgtcttgtcatCCTGAAGGGTAAATTCTAATTATTGTGTAATTAATTCTCTAACTTAAAAGGAGAGACAAAGTTAACTTTTGAAGCCAAGAAGATTAACAGTAAATTTAGGATGGTAACGACCCGTCAAAAAGAACTAAACTATTCAAATGATTTAAACCACTAAGTGGGGTTACATAATATGAGCGCTCTAATCGAGAAGGGGGATTGGAATGAGACTGAGGAAATATTGTTCTTACCtgaaggttatttattactaagTGTCTGTTATTTGTTCCTCaagtaaattatttttatataaaaaCCTACCTGTACTCTGGctctattttatattttgtccATCTGCATGTGTTGATGCACCGTTTATGTACAAAAGGATCATAACTGCACTTGTTTGGCTTTGTGTTTAATCTGACCGCTTGAAATcttctttttaaaacaaactaCACACTCTCCAATATCTTAAAGTCGACGAGGCAGTCGACAGACCTCTAGCGGTATTTAACGAAAGTGTAGTTtggagtttttattttattatgcaCCCAAGTTTTATTGTAAGTTGGTTTATTgtgtgattcgttcttttttcaagtcatatgacttcaaccagtaggtgtcagtaatgctcatcgaagctggtgccacctcgccgtaaaactaaacgaagaagaaaatgacgtcccTTGCCGTTcatgaacgagtcgtgaattgcatttcctattcaccaacgaacgaatctgtgagtgaacgaatcagtgagcgagtgattcgcatttccagttcatcgcgataacggatcagtgagggaacgaatcctgactttcaaCAAGttaatgggtgaactgccttcccgtgcatcaacggatctatatgcctaaatattgttatccaatatattttctgcaatttcacattagattgctggtttgaaatgtacttttattattattattattattattattttaataaacattaaaacctgttcaaacttgtctggtgttttattccttgttatttttttgggcatgaaaacaaaaatttgacatttggttaactgctttatatgacaatatgtatgtgttggtgtccccccaaataaagagcaagtagtcaaatacacattcttgacacatacaaaaaatgcataaagttatggagtgtccgtgtgacgtcacagatcaaccagccaatcaggaggtgggggtgagggcgggtgtggcacttttcactttcagttaagctttggccatgatttttccctaatgaactggcctgttattaggtacacctcaaaatggcggtgtacctaaaggagtgtctgattgatgtcacagatcaaccagccaatcagaaagtgggggtgagagcgggtgtggcacttttcacttaaaccaggggtgtcgacctccagtcctcgaggggccgcgttccaatatgttttccaagttaccctcgttaagcgcacctgcgtgaaaagttttagctcctttcacgttctgcaggagctaaaacttttcacgcaggtgcacttaacgagggaatcacacggacactccattaggtacactgccattttcaagtgtacctaatagcaggccgctttattagggaaatatcatggtcaaaggtcacaggtgtcaagctctagtcctcggggccgcattccaacatttttccatgattccctcgttaagcgcacctgcgtgaaaagtttttggtcactttcacgttccgcaggagctaaaacttttcacgcaggtgcacttaacgagggaatcacacagacactccattaggtacaccatcgttttcaagtgtacctaataacaggtcaCTTTATtggggaaatatcatggtcaaaggtcacaggtgtcaagctctagtcctcggggccgcattccaacatttttccatgattccctcgttaagttcacctgcgtgaaaagttttagctcctgcaaaactgaaaatgaccaaaaacttttcacgcaggtgtgtttaacgagggtaacttggaaaacgtattggaacgcggcccctcgaggactggaggtcgacagccctggtttaagtgaaaagtgccacacccgccctcacccccactttctgattggctggttgatctgtgacatcactcggacactccattaggtacaccgccatttttaggtgtacataataacaggccagttcattagggaaaaatcatggccaaagcttaactgaaagtgaaaagtgccacacccgccctcacccccacctcctgattggctggttgatctgtgacgtcacacggacactccattaggtacaccacccttttcaggtgtacctcataactttatgcattttttgtacgtgtcaagaatgtgtatttgactacttgctctttattttgggggacaccaacacatattacacaacataaaacacatacacatataaagcagttaaccaaatgtcagatttttgttttcatgcccaaaaaaactaacaaaacaccagacaagttttaacaggttttaatgttaattaaaataataataataatataagtacatttcaaaccagcaatctaatgtgaaattgtagTAGATATtgcgtgacaaaaaaaaaaaagcacagtatacactttgatttctttattttttgtttctttgtgaaaGTGCGAAAGTTTGTACAAGTCATCTTGTGTATACGTGAACAGCAAAAAGCTATCAACTCATTTACcagtaaatacaattaaatcaaAGTATGAAAGTGGGGATTAAATGAGGTGTAATTGAATTTATGATCAAGTATAGATGAGAATGCAGAAACTTTTACGTCCTTGCTTCTCAGAATTCGTGTTGATTTTCACAGAAGACTaatgcaaaaaaatacatttagtaGACATGCTCGTGAATGAAACGCGCTTCTCGCCAACAACGAGACGATGAACAAATGATATTAGAGgaatgaggaaaaacaacaattaaatgttttactATAAAAGGAGCAATGAAAACAAATTCTCCAGTATGCATTCTCAAGTGTACGGCAAGACTTGATTTATGAAAGAACATTTTCCTTCATGTGGAGCAACTGAAgggtttttcttttgtgtgtgatgTCATATGTACCACAAGGTATCTTTTGCAAGCGAAAGCTTTACCACAAATTAGGCAACcaaatgctttttctctcgtgtgCGTTCTCATGTGTATGGCTCGATATATTTCACGAGAGAAAGTTTTGCCACAAGTAGAGCAACCAAATGTTTTTCCACTTGTGTGGGTTTTCATGTGTTTTACCAATTTTGACTTTTGAGGGAAGGTTTTTTCACAAACTGAGCAACAAAAAGGTTTGAAatctgtatgatttgtcatatGCAATGACATTTGGTCCTTTCGGGAGTATGTTTTTCCACAAATTGAGCAACGaaaaggtttttctcccgtgtgtgATCTCATGTGGTTTATGACGTTTGCCTTCCGAGTGAAGGTTTTAGCACAAATTACGCAACAAAACGGTTTTTCTCCAGTGTGACTTCTCATGTGTACTCGGAGGCTTAATTTGCGGGCGAATGTTTTACCACAAGTTGCACACGcaaagtttttttctttactaTGTACAATCATGTGTTTGGCCATGTCTGCCTTTTGCGAGCACGCTTTCCCGCAAACTGAGCAACAATAAGGTTTTTCTCCTGTGTGTGTTCGCATGTGCGATACCATGTGGGACCGATGAGTGAATGTTTTACCGCAAACAGAGCAACAATGTGGTTTTACTCCCGTATGGGTTTTCATGTGTAATGACACATAATCCTTCCGGGAAAACATTTTCCCACAAACTCCGCAGGAGAAGGGCTTttctcctgtgtgtgtttgcatgtggtTTTCCATATTTGCCTTCCGTGAGAATCTTCTACCGCAAGTTGAACAAcaaaaaggtttttcttctgcGTTTCCAGTAGGAAGTCGTTTTTCAGCAATGCTTTCAACGCAACTTTCCGTTTCGTTCGACGTTTGTGAAGTTTCTTTATTGCTGAGAATTGTCACCTCCTGAGAGCATTTTGATTTTGTGTGGTCACCTTCACAGTCTGTGCCGCTCAACAAAGATCCCTCCGGGTCATTGTTGTTTGAAAGCCAAGTTAAAAGGCCGTCTGATACCGGTCCTCCATCGTGGTCTCCATGATGAAGCGCTGACCCTTCGGGTGTTTCTTCGTCCTCATCTTCGCTTTTCACAATGACAGCAAGAAGTGGCAACATACTCATGTCAAcctcctccccttcctcctTAACAGGACTGGACAGTGTATCCTTGCCTTCCTCTTTCATTTGGAGGCCCTCTTGCTCCAAACTGGCGCTCACGAGTCCACAAATACACTGTTGGACGCCTGCAAGACACAAGCCAGTCAGTTATGTTCCTCCAAGACACACACCAGTCAGACATGTTCCTATAAGACTGCAATACAGTTGACAATTTGTTTTTTCTAACAAAACAAGTATCCCTTCTCTGAGTGATGCCTTCTCTACCTTTCGGATAAAATAATGCAATCCCAGTAATCATTTAAAAGTATTTAAAAGTAATCAAGTTACGTTACATCAAACGTTGGGGGTGAAACAAATCCTCAAGCCGCCACCAACATCATTACATCGGCAttctgaaatatttattttaaaaagtttaggaagaaggaggaaaaaaagagaccAGTGGCCATACCTCCGATATGATTCTGGCCAACAGCTTCCGAATGTTTTTGATGCCACTTGCACGACGCCATTTTTTCTGCAGAAGAATTTGAACATGAGTCGCAAACGCATCAACTACTTCAACGCTGGTGATGTTTTCCAGTGGATTTCACACCTGATCGCCGTCGTTCTtttcctctatttttttttcttgtatggcCACGTTGTAGTCACACTAACTTCCGCCTTTTTCTTCTTTGATGGTGTCGTTGTGGTAGTGTAACCAATAGAAGAAGAAAagtcgggttagggttagccgTTTACTATATCCAATAATTCAAAATTTTGAATGGACTGAAGTGCAGAATCGCCTCAACACTGTAATAATCATTAATAATcattatatttaataataattagtAATTAGTGAAAAAGATGGCAGGCCTGCGCTCGCCTGCATGTTAACTTACCTCAAAGCTACCACCGAAGAAGAAGTCGGAGCGGCTTCAGACAACGCAAAATCGACGCGACTTTAAACCAGGTGAAATCGAGACTTTGAAAACATCAATAAAGTGGTTGCGGGAGCGACTAATGTCACATTCGGACTATTCAACAGAATAATGGCGTCGTACGAGGAGAGCGAACTAGAACGTAAACAACACGAAGCTAATGGCAAGAATCACATCGCGATGCACATCCAAGGTCAGGTTACTCGTCTTCTACTTTTTGCATTTTCaatcaacaataaaaaaaaaaacacacacgatCCTGTGATTAGAGCAATATCAATAAATGCAAGTGGATACGCCTATTTGCAGTCCATCCATCTTTAAAAGACGATATTGTTTAC
This genomic window contains:
- the fbxo21 gene encoding F-box only protein 21 codes for the protein MATCVAGERLPSPTGTKARSGSEAGHVNRDRRGEKLTDLPTELLEHILCLPVLDHVDICNVSCCCLRLRDVCHGRGKVWGHQYKLRWPRLQRFYPQNESCDWLLEYKSRHRVGIQIRRTVESISQRFFMEVPCIGQVLGDTFAEIESLGLPEHFCEDELLFILEADKRKSLTLKYYAKKILYFLRQQNILHALKSFLEQPPEQQSALAGAVLVDQYCNPLADVTSDGISAQLDDIAEKVKKTLRVKNPSHPSLCVAPGGKRLPLQDFELQRQVLCALNDVLYDQLQFKGDQVDYYNPLNSYIHQVLLRRKGIPISLSVLYMTLAQRLGVKLEPVNFPSHFLLRWCQSGEQRSDDIYDYVYVDAFGKGKQMTAKECEYLIGHQASANYYTGIGTVDVLLRMVGNLLNIGKRGEINEKSYQLLRDTLDLFLTINPDNVPYLLLQARLYFHLGIWPEKVLDILQHIQALDPSQHGAVGYLVQHTLEHIQHMKHPPAPEVKQRGAADHREVRYSVGLVMKHKRSGYNCVIYGWDPKCTMSQEWITTMRVHQLPDGAEQPFFNVLVQDGTCRYAAQENLELHPAPLEIGHPEVGRYFCEFAHTHYVANDELRTRYPDDPDHTEETTRHFYPHVRPPTPL
- the LOC133154439 gene encoding gastrula zinc finger protein XlCGF57.1-like — protein: MASCKWHQKHSEAVGQNHIGGVQQCICGLVSASLEQEGLQMKEEGKDTLSSPVKEEGEEVDMSMLPLLAVIVKSEDEDEETPEGSALHHGDHDGGPVSDGLLTWLSNNNDPEGSLLSGTDCEGDHTKSKCSQEVTILSNKETSQTSNETESCVESIAEKRLPTGNAEEKPFCCSTCGRRFSRKANMENHMQTHTGEKPFSCGVCGKMFSRKDYVSLHMKTHTGVKPHCCSVCGKTFTHRSHMVSHMRTHTGEKPYCCSVCGKACSQKADMAKHMIVHSKEKNFACATCGKTFARKLSLRVHMRSHTGEKPFCCVICAKTFTRKANVINHMRSHTGEKPFRCSICGKTYSRKDQMSLHMTNHTDFKPFCCSVCEKTFPQKSKLVKHMKTHTSGKTFGCSTCGKTFSREIYRAIHMRTHTREKAFGCLICGKAFACKRYLVVHMTSHTKEKPFSCST